Proteins from one Leptospira neocaledonica genomic window:
- a CDS encoding NAD(P)H-dependent flavin oxidoreductase, translated as MKIKTPVTEMLGIDLPIIGAPMFLVSYPDLVVAVSEAGGLGTFPSQNYRTIEELRRGLEDIRSRTKKPIGVNLILHKAHNPNWAKHLEILLEFKVELIITSLGSPRSIINEAKSVGTKVFCDVTTLRHANLVAKSGADALVAVAQGAGGHAGNISPFSLFPYLKKEIGLPVLAAGAISGGAQMAAAMSLGADAVYIGTRLIATKEAAASQEYKEMIVQSAPEEIVYTEKISGIPANWLKRSVEKAGDNFHNESSGDIDQEFKRWRDIWSAGHGVAQIDSIIPAGDVIKGMAAEYTDIVNKLPRPV; from the coding sequence ATGAAAATAAAAACTCCCGTAACGGAGATGCTTGGAATCGATCTGCCCATCATCGGGGCTCCCATGTTTCTCGTTTCATATCCTGATCTAGTTGTAGCAGTTTCCGAAGCCGGAGGCCTTGGAACATTCCCCTCTCAAAACTACCGAACCATAGAAGAATTAAGAAGAGGTTTGGAAGATATCCGATCCAGGACCAAAAAACCCATCGGCGTTAACTTAATTTTACATAAGGCTCATAACCCTAACTGGGCAAAACACTTAGAAATACTTTTAGAATTCAAGGTAGAATTGATCATTACCAGTTTAGGAAGCCCTCGTTCTATTATCAATGAGGCAAAATCAGTAGGCACAAAAGTTTTCTGCGACGTAACTACATTAAGACATGCGAATTTAGTTGCTAAATCTGGAGCAGACGCTTTGGTCGCGGTTGCACAAGGTGCCGGTGGACATGCCGGAAATATTTCTCCTTTCAGTCTTTTCCCTTATCTGAAAAAAGAAATTGGTCTACCTGTTCTTGCGGCGGGTGCGATCAGCGGGGGAGCACAAATGGCCGCAGCAATGTCTCTTGGTGCAGATGCAGTTTATATCGGAACTAGACTTATCGCTACTAAGGAAGCTGCCGCTTCCCAAGAATATAAGGAGATGATCGTTCAATCAGCACCGGAAGAGATCGTTTATACCGAAAAAATTTCGGGAATCCCTGCGAACTGGCTAAAACGTTCTGTCGAAAAGGCGGGAGATAATTTCCACAACGAAAGTAGCGGAGATATAGACCAGGAATTTAAACGTTGGAGAGATATTTGGTCTGCAGGTCACGGAGTTGCTCAGATTGATTCCATTATTCCTGCCGGAGATGTTATAAAAGGTATGGCCGCAGAATATACGGATATCGTGAATAAGCTACCTAGACCAGTTTAA
- a CDS encoding putative quinol monooxygenase has protein sequence MIVTVSSYKILPERIQEFLEISSELSKESLKENGVHRFDLLQNDGDEGRFLIIEAYESESRRKSHLETPHFVNWRRTVPEMFSQGTTTVYYKPVSPKPEDWKK, from the coding sequence ATGATCGTTACAGTTTCTTCTTACAAAATACTCCCGGAAAGGATCCAAGAATTTCTGGAAATTAGCAGTGAACTTTCCAAGGAATCCCTCAAGGAGAACGGTGTTCATAGATTTGATCTTCTGCAAAACGATGGAGACGAAGGCAGATTTCTGATCATAGAAGCCTACGAAAGTGAATCCAGACGTAAATCACATTTGGAGACCCCCCATTTTGTAAACTGGAGAAGAACGGTTCCGGAAATGTTTTCCCAAGGAACTACCACAGTTTATTATAAACCGGTATCTCCCAAGCCGGAAGATTGGAAAAAGTAA
- a CDS encoding DUF1579 domain-containing protein: protein MSKEKFEISKREGEHFKLSQLEGEWEGTSKLWFKPDKLEGETKTIGTIRPILGGRFILHEYEGSIGGSPMQGVLILGYHIDRQKAECAWVESFGMGTGIMLSEGHPTDKGFSVLGHYGQGTFPEPWGWRTEFEIVNKDQIIIRAYNIKPGEEETRAVETIYFRKK from the coding sequence ATGAGTAAGGAAAAATTCGAAATTTCCAAAAGAGAGGGAGAACATTTTAAACTTTCTCAGCTGGAAGGAGAGTGGGAAGGTACATCCAAATTATGGTTCAAGCCGGATAAATTAGAAGGCGAAACTAAGACCATTGGAACCATACGTCCTATATTAGGAGGTAGATTTATTTTACATGAATACGAAGGAAGTATCGGTGGATCTCCTATGCAAGGAGTTCTTATTTTGGGATATCATATAGATAGACAGAAAGCGGAATGCGCTTGGGTAGAAAGTTTCGGAATGGGAACAGGGATCATGCTCTCAGAAGGACATCCAACTGATAAAGGATTTTCGGTCTTAGGACATTATGGACAGGGGACGTTTCCGGAACCTTGGGGTTGGAGAACCGAATTCGAAATCGTCAACAAGGATCAAATTATCATAAGGGCGTATAATATTAAACCGGGAGAGGAGGAGACAAGGGCAGTCGAGACTATCTATTTTAGAAAAAAATAA
- a CDS encoding S1C family serine protease, producing MVLFTNTNSDPISSIRQKIESEKEEAEILDAYSKSVIHAVDSVGPSVVHLQVTNKRGEGGSGSGFFLTPDGFIATNSHVVDGAVKIKANLSDGSSKEAELVGNDPHTDVAVLKIHGGLFPHSGFTDSKKLKVGQLVVAIGNPYGFESTVTAGVVSALGRTLRSRNGRLIDNVIQTDAALNPGNSGGPLVDFQGRVVGINTAIILPAQGICFAVASNTAEYVITRLITSGAVKRGYLGIAGQNQKIPSFTKTLNKIGSESGILVLSLEPGSPADRAGIRNGDLIIELDEKEIHTIDDLHKILDETSIGRKLGIRLLRDGSIRSFFIEPGELK from the coding sequence ATGGTACTATTTACAAATACGAATTCCGATCCTATTTCTTCCATACGACAAAAAATAGAATCGGAAAAGGAAGAAGCGGAAATTTTAGACGCTTATTCCAAATCCGTCATCCATGCGGTGGACTCCGTTGGCCCAAGCGTAGTCCATCTACAAGTAACAAACAAAAGAGGAGAAGGCGGAAGCGGTTCTGGATTTTTCCTCACGCCCGACGGTTTTATCGCAACCAATAGTCATGTGGTAGATGGCGCAGTCAAAATTAAGGCAAACCTTTCGGACGGTTCTAGTAAAGAAGCGGAACTTGTAGGAAACGATCCTCATACGGATGTTGCCGTTCTAAAAATACATGGCGGATTATTCCCTCATTCCGGTTTTACAGACTCTAAAAAGCTGAAAGTGGGACAACTAGTAGTCGCTATCGGAAATCCATACGGTTTCGAATCTACGGTTACAGCAGGAGTAGTAAGCGCTCTCGGAAGAACATTAAGATCTCGCAATGGACGATTAATAGATAATGTGATCCAGACGGATGCTGCCTTAAATCCGGGGAATTCGGGAGGCCCATTAGTGGACTTCCAAGGAAGAGTGGTGGGAATTAACACTGCGATCATTCTACCTGCCCAAGGAATCTGTTTTGCAGTCGCGTCCAATACCGCAGAATATGTGATCACTCGTCTTATCACAAGCGGTGCAGTTAAAAGAGGATATTTAGGAATCGCAGGTCAAAACCAAAAGATTCCATCATTCACTAAAACTCTTAATAAAATCGGTTCAGAATCTGGAATCTTAGTCCTTTCTCTCGAACCAGGCTCTCCTGCTGATCGCGCAGGAATACGAAATGGAGATCTGATTATCGAACTGGACGAAAAAGAGATCCATACTATCGATGATCTTCATAAAATTTTAGATGAGACTTCTATCGGAAGAAAATTAGGAATTCGTTTATTGAGAGACGGTTCTATCAGAAGTTTTTTCATCGAACCCGGGGAACTGAAATAG
- a CDS encoding pirin family protein, whose product MEAVVHKANTRGKVDFGWLKSNHTFSFGSYMNPERIRFGSLRVLNDDIVAPGRGFDPHPHQDMEIISIPIKGALEHKDSIGTSGVITSGEVQVMSAGTGIVHSEYNHSEMDPVNFLQIWVIPDKRGAQPRYDQKKFLPEDRKNRFQVVVAPKESAEGLWINQNAWFSLGNAEAGKELQYESKNKNGGVYAFLISGKVNINGTELSTRDGAGFPRTDLLKVNALEDSELLLMDVPDIQ is encoded by the coding sequence ATGGAAGCGGTAGTTCATAAGGCAAATACGAGAGGGAAAGTGGATTTCGGTTGGTTGAAATCGAATCATACATTTTCTTTCGGAAGCTATATGAATCCGGAAAGAATCAGGTTCGGTTCTTTGCGTGTATTGAACGACGATATCGTTGCCCCCGGCAGAGGTTTCGATCCGCATCCTCACCAAGATATGGAAATCATCTCTATACCGATCAAAGGTGCCTTGGAACATAAGGACAGTATCGGAACTTCAGGAGTAATAACCTCCGGAGAAGTTCAGGTAATGTCTGCTGGAACTGGGATCGTTCATTCGGAGTATAATCATTCCGAAATGGATCCAGTAAACTTCTTACAGATTTGGGTAATACCTGATAAGAGAGGAGCTCAACCTAGATACGACCAGAAAAAATTTCTTCCGGAAGATAGGAAGAATAGATTCCAAGTGGTTGTAGCTCCTAAGGAATCTGCAGAAGGTCTCTGGATCAATCAAAATGCCTGGTTCTCTTTAGGGAATGCAGAAGCTGGAAAGGAACTGCAATACGAGTCCAAGAATAAGAACGGTGGAGTTTATGCTTTTCTAATATCCGGAAAAGTGAATATTAACGGAACCGAACTTTCTACTCGAGACGGTGCAGGTTTTCCAAGAACGGACCTTCTGAAAGTAAATGCTTTGGAAGATTCCGAACTTCTTCTAATGGATGTTCCTGATATCCAGTAA
- a CDS encoding DUF445 family protein, whose translation MRNPYGNKPYSKLQFVSNSLLVLFGSILLWGLWQKWSLYIWGNIFIHGLEGGLVGAICDWFAVWKTYKAVESESETIAEEIGRWVSSDLISEHKLKSYLDGILDEPENIQTIRELLDKHLKGEKEVREFLNLIWDKIEEDIVLYVSNFKFSGADKQILHELNSRKEILSTVRFLVGETLMKVSDHAEFGERIQRITKGLSFLAKPLIWLIDPQKRIKEFGEGLKEGKDFETEEEEVLFELYSIFSECAELYIGSWNELPVSRREEAVRALADFGREQLNRLISEVVLTHKEEISKLENLREYGPIRSFLEFLSSKTNESVSEYVGEQISKGLKLLEPKQFRENLELKTRRVLERIRINGSLLGFLVGSAIGCIVLLFEGKLGL comes from the coding sequence TTGAGGAATCCGTACGGTAACAAGCCGTACTCTAAACTTCAATTCGTTTCGAATTCGCTCTTAGTGTTGTTCGGAAGTATTCTTCTTTGGGGGCTCTGGCAAAAATGGAGCCTCTATATTTGGGGAAATATTTTCATTCACGGCTTAGAAGGAGGACTTGTAGGAGCGATCTGCGATTGGTTTGCGGTTTGGAAAACCTACAAAGCCGTGGAATCCGAGAGTGAGACTATCGCAGAAGAAATCGGCCGTTGGGTATCTTCCGATCTGATCAGCGAACATAAATTAAAATCCTATTTGGATGGTATCTTGGATGAACCCGAAAATATCCAAACAATCCGAGAACTTCTGGATAAACATCTGAAAGGAGAAAAAGAAGTCAGAGAATTCCTAAACCTGATCTGGGACAAAATAGAAGAAGATATCGTATTATATGTTTCTAATTTTAAATTTTCCGGTGCAGACAAACAAATATTGCATGAATTGAATAGTCGAAAGGAGATCCTTTCTACGGTTCGGTTCTTGGTAGGAGAAACCTTGATGAAGGTCTCCGATCATGCTGAGTTTGGAGAAAGGATACAAAGGATCACTAAAGGACTTTCTTTTCTCGCAAAACCTTTGATTTGGCTTATCGATCCCCAAAAAAGGATCAAAGAATTCGGAGAAGGTTTGAAAGAAGGAAAAGATTTCGAAACGGAAGAGGAAGAAGTCTTATTCGAATTATATTCGATATTCTCGGAATGTGCGGAATTGTACATCGGTTCCTGGAACGAACTCCCGGTTTCCAGAAGAGAAGAAGCTGTCCGCGCCTTGGCGGATTTCGGCAGAGAACAATTGAACCGATTGATCAGCGAAGTTGTACTAACACATAAGGAAGAAATTTCTAAATTAGAAAATTTGAGAGAATATGGGCCAATCCGCTCCTTCCTGGAATTTTTAAGTTCTAAAACGAATGAGTCGGTTTCGGAATATGTGGGAGAACAGATTTCTAAAGGTCTTAAATTATTGGAACCCAAACAATTTAGGGAAAACTTAGAACTTAAAACCAGAAGAGTGTTAGAAAGGATCAGAATCAACGGAAGTTTATTAGGTTTTTTAGTTGGATCTGCGATAGGATGTATCGTCCTATTATTCGAAGGAAAATTGGGATTATAA